A stretch of Natronococcus sp. CG52 DNA encodes these proteins:
- a CDS encoding polymer-forming cytoskeletal protein, protein MAFSRDPLDELAVPDGTEAKEVALETDGDVLIGSRSTVEFGVRGRNVLAGESVEFGGDIEAEGDCRLDMWCDVANNVLVGQDAYIGERVHVAGEMKVAGDLDIGDDVEIEEGFEANGWIVIRNPMPTIIFLFVYLKQLLLIGEEDAAQRLISELVDEEEEVEAEPLIIPRNATVSDDAWRVSTPATIGDDCRLHGNIRAETIDVGRDCDIFGSLRARGDVTVGEGTRIHGDLTTRSGDVVVERDARILGDVSCENLELGPEAEVDGSIRANGEITMRTTEREQE, encoded by the coding sequence GTGGCCTTCAGCAGGGATCCGCTCGACGAACTCGCCGTCCCCGACGGGACGGAAGCCAAGGAAGTCGCCCTCGAGACCGACGGAGACGTCCTCATCGGGAGTCGCTCGACGGTCGAGTTCGGCGTCCGCGGACGGAACGTCCTCGCGGGCGAGAGCGTCGAGTTCGGCGGCGACATCGAGGCCGAAGGAGACTGTCGACTCGACATGTGGTGTGACGTCGCGAACAACGTCCTGGTCGGCCAGGACGCCTACATCGGCGAGCGCGTCCACGTCGCCGGCGAGATGAAAGTCGCCGGCGACCTGGACATCGGCGACGACGTCGAGATCGAGGAAGGGTTCGAGGCGAACGGCTGGATCGTCATCCGAAACCCGATGCCGACGATTATTTTCCTCTTCGTCTACCTCAAACAGCTACTGCTCATCGGCGAGGAGGACGCCGCCCAGCGGCTCATCTCCGAACTCGTCGACGAGGAAGAAGAAGTCGAGGCCGAACCGCTGATCATCCCCCGGAACGCGACCGTCAGCGACGACGCCTGGCGGGTCTCGACGCCCGCGACGATCGGCGACGACTGCCGACTCCACGGCAACATCCGGGCCGAGACGATCGACGTCGGTCGCGACTGCGATATCTTCGGCAGCCTCAGGGCTCGCGGCGACGTCACGGTCGGCGAGGGGACGCGCATTCACGGCGATCTGACCACACGCAGCGGCGACGTCGTCGTCGAACGGGACGCCCGCATCCTCGGCGATGTCTCATGTGAGAACCTCGAGCTCGGCCCGGAAGCCGAGGTCGACGGCTCGATCCGCGCGAACGGCGAAATCACGATGCGGACGACCGAGCGCGAGCAGGAGTAA
- a CDS encoding electron transfer flavoprotein subunit beta/FixA family protein: MRSLVLTKGVPDFSEGAVSFDEDGHLERGKTPTVMNPNDEFAVRAALQTKVRHGGHVSGMSMGPPGYGDVLQEAMESVYTDDSYLLSDRELAASDTWATAITLSAGIEKYREEVADVDLVFAGFKTADGETGQTGPQTCWALDWPIVTHVIALDIDPDERRLRAKRLVEGDVDEIETVEAPLPCMVITDPEFEPAYRKASHRLTHKRLRDETEERAADHDEHLTTWDHVDLNLDPDYIGLDGSPTIVSSVDPIPKAPSEREATMIDPHDGDAMEPVLEELQPFAGSD, translated from the coding sequence ATGCGATCGCTCGTACTGACGAAGGGCGTCCCGGACTTTTCCGAAGGAGCGGTGTCGTTCGACGAGGACGGCCACCTTGAGCGCGGGAAAACGCCGACGGTGATGAATCCGAACGACGAGTTCGCCGTCCGGGCGGCGCTGCAGACGAAGGTTCGCCACGGCGGGCACGTCAGCGGGATGAGCATGGGTCCGCCGGGCTACGGCGACGTCCTGCAGGAGGCGATGGAGTCAGTCTACACCGACGACAGCTACCTGCTCTCGGATCGGGAACTCGCGGCGTCGGACACGTGGGCGACGGCGATCACGCTCAGCGCGGGCATCGAGAAGTACCGGGAGGAGGTCGCCGACGTCGACCTCGTCTTCGCGGGGTTCAAGACGGCCGACGGGGAGACCGGCCAGACCGGCCCCCAGACCTGCTGGGCGCTCGACTGGCCGATCGTCACCCACGTCATCGCGCTGGACATCGACCCCGACGAACGCCGACTCCGCGCGAAGCGCCTCGTCGAGGGTGACGTCGACGAAATCGAGACCGTCGAGGCGCCGCTGCCCTGTATGGTCATCACCGATCCGGAGTTCGAGCCCGCCTATCGCAAGGCCTCCCACCGGCTGACGCACAAACGGCTCCGGGACGAGACCGAAGAGCGGGCGGCCGACCACGACGAGCACCTGACGACGTGGGATCACGTCGACCTGAATCTCGATCCCGACTATATCGGACTCGACGGCTCGCCGACAATCGTCTCCTCGGTCGATCCGATTCCGAAGGCGCCGTCGGAGCGGGAGGCGACGATGATCGATCCCCACGACGGCGACGCGATGGAACCGGTACTCGAGGAACTGCAGCCGTTCGCGGGGAGTGACTGA
- a CDS encoding electron transfer flavoprotein subunit alpha/FixB family protein, translated as MALDPNDHTVDELADELETVDDVDELQAALEAEQAGRDRKTAREAIHRRLEILDEAGSDHEGVEEGTETEGEYEETKEDVGDEAEGEEVDEVDDGDEGADEEAPADEEDDGLSRPTRDKKHVRALDGGEYADMWVFCETQQGELLEVSREMLGKARELMDQFEEDYGEEERVVAFLMGDDCEGLAEECIAYGADVAVYHDDDRLERFLHKPYTEVAAHMARGQGTVESTDWREYDAPRYVLFPATNNGRDLSAKVQAELDSGLASDCSDLFIEENEVSNPVKTGEPGVKKTFEKVLHMKRPDFSGFEYSTILCLDNPGRDFHPQGASIIPGSFEPMEPDYDREGIVIEHDMELEDDWFRVEITEHDELEAGIDLTGHEVIVCLGRGIADDPTEGMELGLELVDAFEDAELGITRGIVTSAYQFEGHVEEYSKEERQIGETGQVVAPDLYIAAGVSGAVQHKVGMDESDTIVSINTDTDARIRDFSDYFIEGDLFEVLPRLRAAVEAGETELETVADGSGDGGDDQ; from the coding sequence ATGGCACTGGATCCAAACGACCACACGGTGGACGAACTGGCGGACGAACTCGAGACGGTCGACGACGTCGACGAACTCCAGGCGGCGCTCGAGGCCGAGCAGGCCGGCCGGGATCGCAAGACTGCACGGGAGGCGATCCACCGGCGACTCGAGATCCTCGACGAGGCGGGGAGCGATCACGAGGGCGTCGAGGAGGGAACCGAGACGGAGGGCGAGTACGAGGAGACGAAGGAGGACGTCGGCGACGAGGCGGAGGGCGAAGAGGTAGACGAGGTCGACGACGGCGACGAGGGTGCGGACGAGGAAGCGCCAGCGGACGAGGAGGATGACGGTCTCTCTCGTCCCACTCGAGACAAGAAGCACGTTCGAGCGCTCGACGGCGGCGAGTACGCCGACATGTGGGTGTTCTGTGAGACCCAGCAGGGCGAGTTGCTCGAGGTCTCGCGGGAGATGCTCGGCAAGGCTCGAGAGCTGATGGACCAGTTCGAGGAGGATTACGGCGAGGAAGAGCGAGTCGTCGCGTTCCTGATGGGCGACGACTGCGAGGGACTCGCCGAGGAGTGTATCGCCTACGGCGCCGACGTCGCGGTCTACCACGACGACGATCGGCTCGAGCGGTTCCTCCACAAGCCCTACACCGAGGTCGCGGCCCACATGGCTCGCGGCCAGGGCACCGTCGAGAGCACCGACTGGCGCGAGTACGACGCGCCCAGATACGTCCTGTTCCCGGCGACGAACAACGGACGGGACCTCTCGGCGAAGGTGCAGGCCGAGTTGGACTCCGGGCTCGCTTCGGACTGTTCGGACCTCTTCATCGAGGAAAACGAGGTGTCGAACCCGGTCAAAACCGGCGAACCCGGCGTCAAGAAGACCTTTGAGAAAGTGCTGCACATGAAGCGGCCGGACTTCTCCGGCTTCGAGTACTCCACGATTCTCTGTCTCGACAACCCCGGCCGGGACTTCCACCCGCAGGGCGCGTCGATCATCCCGGGTAGCTTCGAGCCGATGGAGCCCGATTACGATCGGGAGGGGATCGTGATCGAACACGACATGGAACTCGAGGACGACTGGTTCCGCGTCGAGATCACCGAACACGACGAACTCGAGGCCGGAATCGATCTCACCGGCCACGAGGTGATCGTCTGTCTCGGTCGGGGCATCGCCGACGACCCCACTGAGGGGATGGAACTCGGCCTCGAACTCGTCGACGCCTTCGAGGACGCCGAACTGGGCATCACCCGGGGGATCGTCACCTCCGCCTACCAGTTCGAGGGCCACGTCGAGGAGTACTCGAAGGAGGAACGCCAGATCGGCGAGACGGGACAGGTCGTCGCGCCCGACCTCTACATCGCCGCGGGCGTCTCCGGGGCGGTCCAGCACAAGGTCGGGATGGACGAGTCGGACACGATCGTCTCGATCAACACCGACACCGACGCGCGGATTCGCGACTTCAGCGACTACTTCATCGAGGGCGACCTGTTCGAGGTGCTGCCGCGGCTCAGGGCGGCGGTCGAAGCGGGCGAGACGGAACTCGAGACAGTTGCGGACGGAAGCGGTGACGGAGGTGACGACCAATGA
- a CDS encoding FAD-dependent monooxygenase, which translates to MTEEREHYEAVVVGCGPGGAAAAARLADHGVETLVLERGVEAGSKNVSGGLIYAEESAPYTIDDLFEGFREEAAERPVTDYQIHNIAGNKVKSYDLTDLHEHDTDWCDAVLRRKMDSRLEARVHEKTSETGGGVLTNVRVNGLLRDDGEIVGVTCDELDPIEADLIVAADGVNSELARDAGLMDWEEPDEWFQGVKAVVDMEPDVIDDRFDIDEDEGAAHLFSGDLFEDVRGGGFLYTNEDSLSIGTVFHLDSLVAEQAEPHELLDALLTHPVMAHWLGDEYDEREYGAKLVPDSKKVAHREPYRDRLVLVGDAAGQMQAQGPIIKGMNHAVTGGALAADAFAITRGNADPEAAGRRYAKLLEESGTMDKLRPRRYDLARTVGERDVVTNAVERVLDSRVGSLALGNPVADRVLKRAYNSPFLVSMIPDTRTGYVTVPAIVGEEHGRTIRWENGVEPPSLEARIGGLTYDTDVGNPHIELLDDSAEASEAAVYACPVSAEDFGGGCYRTEQVQTNGDEETVVSLDTQPCVECGTCAIVADTAWEHPRGGKGVEYREG; encoded by the coding sequence ATGACGGAAGAGAGAGAACACTACGAGGCCGTCGTCGTCGGCTGTGGCCCCGGCGGAGCCGCGGCGGCCGCCCGACTGGCCGACCACGGCGTCGAAACGCTCGTTCTGGAACGCGGCGTCGAGGCGGGCTCGAAGAACGTCTCCGGCGGGCTGATCTACGCCGAGGAGTCGGCGCCCTACACGATCGACGACCTCTTCGAGGGCTTTCGCGAGGAGGCGGCCGAGCGACCGGTTACCGACTACCAGATCCACAACATCGCCGGGAACAAGGTCAAGAGCTACGATCTCACCGACCTCCACGAGCACGACACCGACTGGTGCGACGCCGTGCTCCGCCGGAAGATGGATTCGCGGCTCGAGGCCCGCGTCCACGAGAAGACGAGCGAGACGGGCGGCGGCGTGCTGACGAACGTTCGGGTGAACGGGCTCCTCCGAGACGACGGGGAGATCGTCGGCGTCACCTGCGACGAACTCGACCCGATCGAGGCGGATCTGATCGTCGCGGCCGACGGCGTCAACTCCGAACTGGCCCGCGACGCCGGGCTCATGGACTGGGAGGAACCCGACGAGTGGTTCCAAGGCGTCAAGGCCGTCGTCGACATGGAGCCCGACGTCATCGACGACCGGTTCGACATCGACGAGGACGAGGGCGCCGCCCACCTGTTCTCGGGCGACCTCTTCGAGGACGTCCGGGGCGGCGGCTTCCTCTACACCAACGAGGACTCGCTGTCGATCGGGACGGTCTTCCACCTCGACAGCCTCGTCGCGGAGCAGGCCGAGCCCCACGAACTGCTCGACGCGCTGCTCACTCACCCCGTGATGGCCCACTGGCTCGGCGACGAGTACGACGAGCGCGAGTACGGCGCAAAACTCGTCCCCGACTCGAAGAAGGTCGCCCACCGTGAGCCCTACCGCGACCGCCTCGTCCTCGTCGGCGACGCCGCCGGCCAGATGCAGGCCCAGGGCCCGATCATCAAGGGGATGAACCACGCCGTCACCGGCGGCGCGCTCGCGGCCGACGCCTTCGCCATCACCCGCGGGAACGCCGATCCCGAAGCCGCCGGCCGCCGGTACGCGAAACTCCTCGAGGAGTCGGGCACGATGGACAAACTCCGCCCGCGGCGGTACGACCTCGCCCGCACGGTCGGCGAGCGAGACGTCGTGACGAACGCCGTCGAACGCGTGCTCGACTCGCGAGTTGGGAGCCTCGCGCTCGGCAATCCCGTCGCCGATCGAGTGCTGAAGCGGGCGTACAACTCGCCGTTCCTGGTGTCGATGATTCCCGACACCCGCACCGGCTACGTCACGGTGCCGGCGATCGTCGGCGAGGAGCACGGTCGAACGATCCGCTGGGAGAACGGCGTCGAACCGCCGAGCCTCGAGGCCCGAATCGGCGGCCTCACGTACGATACGGACGTCGGCAACCCCCACATCGAACTGCTCGACGACTCCGCGGAGGCGAGCGAGGCCGCCGTCTACGCCTGTCCCGTCAGCGCTGAGGACTTCGGCGGCGGCTGCTACCGAACCGAGCAGGTACAGACGAACGGCGACGAGGAGACGGTCGTTAGCCTCGACACTCAGCCATGCGTCGAGTGTGGCACCTGTGCGATCGTCGCCGACACCGCGTGGGAACACCCCCGCGGCGGCAAGGGCGTCGAGTACCGCGAGGGGTAA
- a CDS encoding helix-hairpin-helix domain-containing protein translates to MSAQFTDDDLEKTVEDANGETIGTVTAVEGDVAQVEPRAGVMDSIRATLGWTRTREAVSVRADAVDEITDEVIHLGTEPLEADEAAGPAADESGPTGDVPDETARGAGLESDEASTRGPEIDRLEGGERRKPDETADPSPETTATEQDLEDELNRGPEVEPPAESEVRDAIDEATETAGGETAEMTDVPEELATSEEHRDTSESDSTAERAEAAERSEPDELGRSGSSGDAESMDVIDESQGDEAFETDEDTDDAEPEYDGDATDTESEVVEDAERETEGMDLADELDRGTDLESVDAESDASERTAERDAADELSRGSDLVSEADRSEGSPERPETEEMDLADELERGVDFDAIEEDAPSATSDRDVGEQPTEEMDLVEELDQGVDVEPAAETDSEKGAAVDADAFPGPQTDTETTSDAAAPRSMESTSHAALGAEPVLDQHTDEPAATNESVTDEANRSRGERGDVESPVRAMLDAQQTAIAQSQQLLEDGLAVQRDVNRIALSALRGQTALQRQGLELFRAVTPDPVEAAESIEPPKPSSEHQSTKSAADRSRSDTGTLQRRRDSPESANRERTFERRLELVDGLDSMYRERLEDADITTLDDLAYADVETVAEAAEVTEERAESWIEQAAA, encoded by the coding sequence ATGAGTGCACAGTTTACGGACGACGACCTCGAGAAGACCGTCGAGGACGCGAACGGGGAAACTATCGGGACCGTTACGGCGGTCGAGGGCGACGTTGCGCAAGTCGAACCCAGGGCGGGCGTGATGGACTCGATCCGGGCGACGCTCGGGTGGACGCGAACGCGGGAAGCCGTCTCGGTCCGGGCGGATGCAGTCGACGAGATCACCGATGAGGTAATTCACCTCGGGACGGAGCCGCTGGAAGCGGACGAAGCGGCGGGACCCGCGGCCGACGAGTCGGGACCCACGGGCGACGTACCGGACGAAACGGCCCGCGGCGCGGGGCTCGAGTCCGACGAGGCTTCGACTCGAGGTCCGGAAATCGACCGCCTCGAGGGCGGAGAACGACGGAAACCGGACGAGACGGCGGACCCTTCCCCGGAGACGACCGCGACCGAGCAGGATCTCGAGGACGAACTGAACCGCGGACCCGAGGTCGAGCCGCCGGCAGAGAGTGAGGTGCGTGACGCGATCGACGAGGCGACCGAAACTGCGGGCGGTGAGACGGCCGAGATGACGGACGTACCTGAGGAACTGGCAACGAGTGAGGAGCACCGCGACACCTCGGAGTCGGACTCGACCGCGGAGAGAGCAGAAGCCGCGGAACGAAGTGAACCGGACGAACTGGGCCGGAGCGGGAGCTCCGGAGACGCGGAATCGATGGACGTAATCGACGAGTCGCAGGGTGACGAAGCGTTCGAGACGGACGAGGATACTGACGACGCGGAACCCGAGTACGACGGGGACGCCACGGACACAGAGTCCGAGGTCGTCGAAGACGCGGAGCGCGAGACCGAAGGGATGGACCTCGCCGACGAACTGGATCGCGGCACCGATCTCGAGTCGGTCGACGCCGAGAGCGACGCCTCGGAGCGAACTGCGGAGAGAGACGCGGCTGACGAGCTATCCCGCGGGAGCGACCTCGTGTCGGAAGCGGACCGGTCGGAGGGATCGCCGGAGCGGCCCGAAACCGAGGAGATGGATCTCGCCGACGAACTCGAACGAGGCGTCGATTTCGACGCGATCGAGGAGGACGCGCCGTCGGCGACGTCCGACCGCGATGTGGGCGAGCAGCCGACCGAGGAGATGGACCTCGTCGAGGAACTGGATCAGGGAGTCGACGTCGAACCGGCGGCGGAGACGGACTCCGAGAAAGGCGCCGCAGTCGACGCCGACGCGTTCCCGGGTCCGCAAACTGACACCGAGACGACGTCCGACGCGGCCGCCCCTCGTTCGATGGAGTCGACGAGTCACGCGGCTCTCGGGGCGGAGCCGGTGCTCGATCAGCATACTGACGAGCCGGCGGCGACGAACGAATCCGTGACCGACGAGGCGAATCGAAGCCGCGGGGAGCGAGGTGATGTCGAGTCGCCGGTCAGGGCGATGCTCGATGCGCAGCAAACGGCGATCGCACAGAGCCAGCAACTGCTCGAGGACGGACTCGCAGTCCAGCGGGACGTCAACAGAATCGCACTGAGCGCGCTCCGCGGGCAGACGGCACTCCAGCGCCAGGGGCTCGAACTGTTCCGGGCGGTGACTCCCGATCCCGTCGAGGCTGCTGAATCGATAGAGCCACCGAAGCCGTCTTCCGAGCACCAGTCGACGAAGAGCGCTGCCGACCGATCGCGGTCGGACACCGGAACGCTCCAGCGACGACGCGACTCGCCGGAGTCGGCGAACCGTGAGCGGACGTTCGAGCGCCGACTCGAACTCGTCGACGGCCTCGACTCGATGTACCGCGAGCGTCTCGAGGATGCGGACATCACTACGCTCGACGACCTCGCGTACGCCGACGTCGAGACCGTCGCGGAAGCCGCCGAAGTGACGGAGGAACGCGCCGAAAGCTGGATCGAACAGGCTGCGGCCTGA
- the phoU gene encoding phosphate signaling complex protein PhoU — MARKSYQEKLTALREDVLYMSEVVMERLRMGLDALEQKDEELANEVMEGDSEVNQLYLDLEQDCIELLALQQPVASDLRLIASTFKIITDLERIGDLAVNLGEYTHEAKHDRFPDVDVQAMGELTLEMVEDAMIAYDTEDTDGCRELAVRDDDVDQFAERASGIVVRDLIERELDSPDEIEQVLQDVSRLLLTIRDLERVGDHAVNIAARTLYMVENDDELIY; from the coding sequence ATGGCCAGAAAGTCGTATCAGGAGAAACTGACGGCGCTCCGCGAGGACGTCCTCTACATGAGCGAGGTCGTCATGGAGCGACTCCGCATGGGGCTCGACGCTCTGGAGCAGAAAGACGAGGAGCTCGCCAACGAAGTGATGGAGGGCGACAGCGAGGTCAATCAGCTGTATCTCGACCTCGAGCAGGACTGCATCGAACTGCTGGCGCTCCAACAGCCCGTCGCGAGCGACCTGCGGCTGATCGCCTCGACGTTCAAGATCATCACCGACTTAGAACGGATCGGCGACCTCGCGGTCAACCTCGGCGAGTACACGCACGAGGCCAAACACGACCGGTTCCCCGACGTCGACGTACAGGCGATGGGCGAACTCACCCTCGAGATGGTCGAGGACGCGATGATCGCCTACGATACCGAGGACACCGACGGCTGCCGGGAGCTCGCCGTCCGCGACGACGACGTCGATCAGTTCGCGGAGCGGGCGAGCGGAATCGTCGTCCGGGACCTCATCGAGCGCGAACTCGACTCACCCGACGAGATCGAACAGGTGCTCCAGGACGTCTCCCGACTCCTCCTGACGATCCGCGACCTCGAGCGAGTCGGCGACCACGCGGTGAACATCGCCGCGCGAACGCTGTACATGGTCGAGAACGACGACGAACTCATCTACTGA
- the pstB gene encoding phosphate ABC transporter ATP-binding protein PstB, producing MTRQVSLETEQTDDQRTVPTSTTASPADRIGESREKTILEVRDLDVFYGDDQALRSVSMDIPEKQVTALIGPSGCGKSTFLRSINRMNDLIDVARVEGDLYFHGKNIYDEDVDPVALRRKIGMVFQKPNPFPKSIFDNVAYGLRVQGKDDNVEEKVYTALERAALLEEVEDQLDESGLDLSGGQQQRLCIARAIATDPEVILMDEPASALDPVATSKIEDLIEDLAEEYTVAIVTHNMQQAARISDKTAVFLTGGNLVEFDDTNKIFENPQSDRVEDYITGKFG from the coding sequence ATGACACGACAGGTTTCCCTCGAGACGGAACAGACCGACGATCAGCGAACCGTGCCGACGTCGACTACCGCCAGCCCCGCCGATCGAATCGGCGAATCCCGCGAGAAGACGATCCTCGAAGTGCGCGACCTCGACGTCTTCTACGGCGACGACCAGGCGCTTCGGAGCGTCTCCATGGACATCCCCGAGAAGCAGGTGACGGCGCTCATCGGCCCTTCGGGCTGTGGCAAGTCCACCTTCCTGCGCTCGATCAACCGGATGAACGACCTCATCGACGTCGCTCGCGTCGAAGGCGACCTCTACTTCCACGGGAAGAACATCTACGACGAGGACGTCGACCCCGTCGCCCTCCGCCGAAAGATCGGTATGGTCTTCCAGAAACCGAATCCGTTCCCAAAGAGTATCTTCGACAACGTCGCCTACGGTCTCCGCGTCCAGGGCAAGGACGACAACGTCGAGGAGAAGGTCTACACGGCGCTCGAGCGGGCTGCACTGCTCGAAGAGGTCGAAGACCAGTTAGACGAGAGCGGACTCGACCTCTCGGGCGGGCAGCAACAGCGCCTCTGTATCGCTCGGGCGATCGCGACCGACCCGGAGGTCATCCTGATGGACGAACCGGCTTCGGCGCTGGACCCGGTCGCGACCTCGAAGATCGAGGACCTCATCGAGGACCTGGCCGAGGAGTACACGGTCGCGATCGTCACTCACAACATGCAGCAGGCGGCTCGAATCTCCGACAAGACGGCCGTCTTCCTCACCGGCGGCAACCTCGTCGAGTTCGACGACACCAACAAGATCTTCGAGAACCCCCAGAGCGATCGGGTCGAAGACTACATCACCGGCAAGTTCGGCTGA